Proteins from one Mycobacterium sp. HUMS_12744610 genomic window:
- a CDS encoding DUF445 domain-containing protein: protein MVWWHENAGPVAHRLPARVEAPARPRASLAESFAGADPQADVERRVGLRRMKLVALGFLVGATGVFLACRWVQAQGGAAAWVGYVGAAAEAGMVGALADWFAVTALFKHPLGIPIPHTAIIKRKKDQLGEGLGTFVRENFLSPAVVATKLRDAEVPGRLGKWLSEAPHAGRVAGETATVLRVLVELLRDDDVQQVIDRMIVRRIGEPQWGPPVGRVLGTLLAENRQEALIQLLADRAFQWSLNAGEVIQRVVERDSPSWSPRFVDQLVGDRIHRELMDFTDKVRRNPDHELRRSATRFLFEFAEDLQHDPDTIARADAVKEQLMAREEIGNAAATAWRTLKRLVLEGVDDPSSTLRSRIADTVVRIGESLRDDAELRDKVDDWMVRAAQHLVTQYGVEITAIITETIERWNADEASRRIELHVGRDLQFIRINGTVVGALAGLIIYAVAQLMF from the coding sequence ATGGTGTGGTGGCACGAGAATGCTGGCCCGGTGGCGCATAGGCTCCCCGCTCGGGTCGAGGCGCCGGCGCGGCCCCGCGCGTCGTTGGCGGAGTCGTTCGCCGGCGCGGACCCGCAGGCCGACGTCGAGCGGCGGGTCGGTCTGCGCCGGATGAAGCTCGTGGCGCTCGGCTTCCTGGTCGGTGCCACCGGTGTGTTTCTCGCCTGCCGGTGGGTGCAGGCGCAGGGCGGCGCGGCCGCCTGGGTCGGCTACGTCGGCGCCGCCGCGGAGGCCGGGATGGTGGGTGCCCTCGCCGACTGGTTCGCAGTGACCGCGCTGTTCAAGCATCCGCTGGGCATTCCCATCCCGCACACCGCGATCATCAAGCGCAAGAAGGACCAGCTCGGCGAGGGCCTGGGAACCTTCGTGCGGGAGAACTTCCTGTCGCCGGCGGTCGTGGCGACCAAGCTGCGCGACGCAGAGGTGCCCGGACGGCTGGGCAAGTGGCTGTCGGAGGCCCCGCACGCCGGGCGGGTGGCCGGTGAGACCGCGACGGTGCTGCGGGTTCTGGTGGAGCTGTTGCGCGACGACGACGTTCAGCAGGTCATCGACCGGATGATCGTGCGCCGCATCGGCGAACCGCAGTGGGGTCCGCCCGTGGGGCGGGTGCTGGGCACGCTGCTGGCCGAGAACCGGCAGGAGGCGCTGATCCAGTTGCTGGCCGACCGCGCCTTTCAATGGTCGCTCAACGCCGGCGAGGTCATCCAGCGGGTGGTCGAGCGCGATTCGCCGAGCTGGTCGCCGCGGTTCGTCGACCAGCTCGTCGGCGACCGCATTCACCGCGAACTGATGGATTTCACCGACAAGGTGCGCCGCAACCCCGACCACGAATTGCGGCGCTCTGCCACCCGATTCCTGTTCGAGTTCGCCGAGGACCTGCAGCACGACCCGGACACCATCGCGCGCGCCGACGCCGTCAAGGAGCAGCTGATGGCGCGCGAGGAGATCGGCAACGCCGCCGCGACCGCCTGGCGGACGCTCAAGCGGCTGGTGCTCGAAGGCGTCGACGACCCGTCCAGCACCCTGCGTTCGCGCATCGCCGACACGGTCGTGCGCATCGGCGAATCCTTGCGCGACGACGCCGAACTGCGCGACAAGGTGGACGACTGGATGGTCAGGGCGGCGCAGCACCTGGTCACCCAGTACGGGGTGGAGATCACCGCGATAATCACCGAGACGATCGAACGCTGGAACGCCGACGAGGCCAGCCGGCGCATCGAGTTGCACGTGGGGCGCGACCTGCAATTCATCCGGATCAACGGCACCGTGGTGGGCGCGCTGGCGGGACTCATCATCTATGCCGTCGCGCAGCTAATGTTCTGA
- a CDS encoding helix-turn-helix domain-containing protein: MPAEEKLSAKVSTAASDMASDIGSFIRSQRELAQVSVRQLAERSGVSNPYLSQVERGLRKPSADVLNQIAKALRVSAEVLYVRAGILEPGETSQVRDAIVTDTAITERQKQILLDIYASFAHQNEAALEEGGAGPVADESAGEPATHR, encoded by the coding sequence ATGCCAGCGGAGGAGAAGCTCTCCGCCAAGGTGTCCACGGCGGCCTCTGACATGGCCTCCGACATCGGCAGCTTCATCCGGAGCCAGCGCGAACTCGCCCAGGTGTCGGTGCGGCAGCTGGCCGAACGGTCCGGCGTCAGCAATCCGTACCTGAGCCAGGTCGAGCGCGGGTTGCGCAAACCCTCCGCCGACGTCCTGAACCAGATAGCAAAGGCCCTGCGGGTCTCCGCGGAGGTTCTCTACGTACGGGCGGGCATTCTCGAGCCGGGCGAGACCAGCCAGGTCCGCGACGCCATCGTCACCGACACGGCGATCACCGAGCGTCAAAAGCAGATCCTGCTCGACATCTACGCCTCGTTCGCCCACCAGAACGAAGCCGCCCTCGAGGAGGGTGGCGCCGGCCCCGTTGCCGACGAGTCCGCCGGTGAGCCGGCAACGCATAGATAA
- a CDS encoding cyclopropane mycolic acid synthase family methyltransferase — MTALKPYYEESQSIYDVSDEFFALFLDPTMGYTCAYFERDDMTLEEAQNAKFDLALGKLNLEPGMTVLDIGCGWGGALQRAVEKFDVNVIGITLSRNQFAYSKKRLAGIPTERNVEVRLQGWEEFEDKVDRIVSIGAFEAFKADRWPAFFERAHEILPDDGRMLLHTILTYQWQQMPALGISLTMSDIRFARFIGTEIFPGGQLPTQEDIFKFAEPAGFSVERVQLLREHYERTLNIWAANLEANKEKAIAVQSQEVYDRYMHYLTGCENFFRKGISNVGQFTLVK, encoded by the coding sequence ATGACAGCGCTGAAGCCGTACTACGAAGAGTCGCAATCGATCTACGACGTCTCCGATGAGTTTTTCGCGTTATTCCTAGACCCCACCATGGGTTACACCTGCGCGTACTTCGAGCGTGACGACATGACGCTGGAGGAGGCGCAGAACGCGAAGTTCGACCTCGCGCTGGGCAAGCTGAACCTCGAACCCGGCATGACGGTGCTCGACATCGGGTGCGGCTGGGGCGGCGCGCTGCAGCGCGCGGTCGAGAAGTTCGACGTCAACGTCATCGGAATCACATTGAGCCGCAACCAGTTCGCTTACAGCAAGAAGAGGCTCGCCGGTATTCCCACCGAACGCAACGTCGAGGTGCGGTTGCAGGGCTGGGAAGAGTTCGAGGACAAGGTCGACCGGATCGTCAGCATCGGTGCCTTCGAGGCATTCAAGGCGGATCGCTGGCCGGCGTTCTTCGAGCGCGCCCATGAGATTCTGCCCGACGACGGCCGGATGCTGTTGCACACTATCCTGACCTATCAGTGGCAGCAGATGCCGGCGCTCGGCATCTCGCTGACCATGAGCGATATCCGGTTCGCGCGCTTCATCGGCACCGAGATCTTCCCGGGCGGACAGTTGCCGACGCAGGAAGACATTTTCAAATTCGCTGAGCCCGCCGGGTTTTCCGTCGAGCGAGTGCAATTGCTGCGCGAGCACTACGAGCGGACCCTCAATATCTGGGCGGCCAACCTGGAGGCCAACAAAGAAAAGGCGATCGCCGTCCAATCGCAAGAGGTCTACGACCGGTACATGCACTATCTGACCGGGTGTGAGAACTTCTTCCGTAAGGGCATCAGCAATGTGGGGCAATTCACTTTGGTGAAGTGA
- the aceA gene encoding isocitrate lyase — MSVVGTPKSAEKIQQDWDTNPRWKDVTRTYSAEDVVALQGTVVEEYTLARRGAEVLWDELHDLEWVNALGALTGNMAVQQVRAGLKAIYLSGWQVAGDANLSGHTYPDQSLYPANSVPQVVRRINNALQRADQIAKIEGDTSVENWLAPIVADGEAGFGGALNVFELQKAMIAAGVAGTHWEDQLASEKKCGHLGGKVLIPTQQHIRTLTSARLAADVCDVPTVVIARTDAEAATLITSDVDERDRPFITGERTREGFYRTRNGIEPCIARAKAYAPYADLIWMETGTPDLELARKFSEAVKASYPDQMLAYNCSPSFNWRKHLDDSTIAKFQKELAAMGFKFQFITLAGFHALNYSMFDLAYGYARNQMSAYVELQEREFAAEERGYTATKHQREVGAGYFDRIATTVDPNSSTTALTGSTEEGQFH; from the coding sequence ATGTCTGTCGTTGGCACCCCGAAGAGCGCCGAGAAGATCCAGCAGGACTGGGACACCAACCCGCGGTGGAAGGACGTGACCCGCACCTACAGCGCCGAAGACGTCGTCGCGCTGCAGGGCACGGTCGTCGAGGAGTACACGCTGGCGCGCCGCGGCGCCGAGGTGTTGTGGGACGAGTTGCACGACCTGGAGTGGGTCAACGCGCTGGGTGCCCTGACCGGCAACATGGCCGTCCAGCAGGTGCGCGCCGGCCTCAAGGCGATCTACCTGTCGGGCTGGCAGGTGGCCGGCGACGCCAACCTGTCCGGCCACACCTACCCCGACCAGAGCCTGTACCCGGCCAACTCGGTGCCGCAGGTGGTCCGCCGGATCAACAACGCGCTGCAGCGCGCCGACCAGATCGCCAAGATCGAGGGCGACACCTCGGTGGAGAACTGGCTGGCGCCGATCGTCGCCGACGGCGAGGCCGGCTTCGGTGGCGCCCTCAACGTCTTCGAGCTGCAGAAGGCCATGATCGCCGCCGGCGTCGCGGGCACCCACTGGGAGGACCAGCTGGCGTCGGAGAAGAAGTGTGGCCACCTGGGCGGCAAGGTGCTGATCCCGACCCAGCAGCACATCCGCACGCTGACCTCGGCCCGGCTGGCCGCCGACGTGTGCGACGTCCCGACCGTCGTGATCGCCCGCACGGACGCCGAGGCGGCCACGCTGATCACCTCGGACGTCGACGAGCGCGACCGGCCGTTCATCACCGGTGAGCGCACGCGGGAGGGCTTCTACCGCACCCGCAACGGCATCGAGCCCTGCATCGCGCGCGCCAAGGCCTACGCCCCGTACGCCGACCTGATCTGGATGGAGACCGGGACTCCCGACCTCGAGCTGGCGCGCAAGTTCTCCGAGGCGGTCAAGGCCTCCTACCCCGACCAGATGCTGGCCTACAACTGCTCGCCGTCGTTCAACTGGCGCAAGCACCTCGACGACAGCACCATTGCGAAGTTCCAAAAGGAGCTTGCCGCAATGGGATTCAAGTTCCAGTTCATCACGCTGGCCGGTTTCCACGCGCTGAACTACTCCATGTTCGACCTGGCCTACGGCTACGCCCGCAACCAGATGAGCGCCTACGTCGAGCTGCAGGAACGCGAGTTCGCCGCCGAGGAGCGGGGCTACACCGCGACCAAGCACCAGCGCGAGGTCGGCGCCGGGTACTTCGACCGCATCGCCACCACGGTCGACCCGAACTCGTCGACGACCGCGCTGACGGGCTCTACCGAAGAGGGCCAGTTCCACTGA
- a CDS encoding acyl-ACP thioesterase domain-containing protein has product MSLDKRMMPVPDGHPDVFDREWPLRVGDIDRTGRLRLDAAARHIQDIGQDQLREMGFEETHPLWIVRRTMVDLIRPIEFQDMLRLRRWCSGTSNRWCEMRVRVDGRKGGLIESEAFWININRDTQMPSRIADDFLDGLRKTTDVDRLRWKGYLKPGSREDAREIHEFPVRVTDIDLFDHMNNSVYWSVIEDYLASHTELLAGPLRVTIEHEAPVALGDKLEIISHVHPAGSTDRFGADLADRAVTTLTYAVADETKAVAALFAL; this is encoded by the coding sequence GTGAGCCTGGATAAGAGAATGATGCCGGTCCCGGACGGCCACCCCGACGTGTTCGATCGCGAATGGCCGCTGCGGGTCGGTGACATCGACCGCACCGGCCGGCTGCGGCTGGACGCCGCCGCTCGGCACATCCAGGACATCGGGCAGGATCAGCTGCGCGAGATGGGTTTCGAGGAGACCCATCCATTGTGGATCGTCCGCCGCACCATGGTGGACCTGATCCGCCCGATCGAGTTCCAGGACATGCTGCGTCTGCGCAGGTGGTGCTCGGGTACCTCCAACCGGTGGTGTGAGATGCGGGTGCGGGTCGACGGCCGCAAGGGCGGGCTGATCGAGTCCGAGGCGTTCTGGATCAACATCAACCGGGACACCCAGATGCCCTCGCGCATCGCCGACGACTTCCTGGACGGGCTGCGCAAGACGACCGACGTCGACCGGCTGCGCTGGAAGGGCTACCTGAAGCCCGGCAGTCGCGAGGACGCGCGCGAGATCCACGAGTTCCCGGTGCGCGTCACCGACATCGACCTGTTCGACCACATGAACAACTCGGTCTACTGGAGCGTGATCGAGGACTATCTCGCGTCGCACACCGAGTTGCTCGCGGGCCCGCTGCGCGTGACCATCGAACACGAGGCGCCGGTGGCGCTGGGCGACAAGCTCGAGATCATTTCGCACGTCCACCCGGCGGGATCGACCGATCGGTTCGGCGCCGATCTGGCCGATCGGGCTGTTACGACGCTCACATATGCGGTCGCCGACGAGACAAAAGCCGTCGCCGCGCTCTTCGCGCTCTGA
- the lpdA gene encoding dihydrolipoyl dehydrogenase: protein MTSHYDVVVLGAGPGGYVAAIRAAQLGLNTAIVEPKYWGGVCLNVGCIPSKALLRNAELVHIFTKEAKTFGIGGEATFDYGIAYDRSRKVAEGRVAGVHFLMKKNKITEIHGYGRFTDDHTLSVELNEGGSEDVTFDNAIIATGSSTRLVPGTSLSANVVTYEEQILSRELPESIIIAGAGAIGMEFGYVLRNYGVDVTIVEFLPRALPNEDAEVSKEIEKQFKKLGVKILTGTKVESISDDGSGVTVVVSKDGKPEQLKAAKVLQAIGFAPNVEGYGLETLGVALNEHRGIGINEYMRTSVPHIYAVGDVTAFLMLAHVAEAMGVVAAETIAGAETLPLGDCRMLPRATFCQPQVASFGLSEEQARDAGYDVQVAKFPFTANGKAHGLGDPSGFVKLVADVTHGELLGGHLIGHDVSELLPELTLAQKWDLTANELARNVHTHPTMSEALQECFHGLTGHMINF from the coding sequence GTGACTTCTCACTATGACGTCGTCGTCCTCGGAGCGGGCCCCGGCGGGTATGTCGCCGCCATTCGCGCCGCTCAGCTCGGCCTGAACACGGCCATCGTCGAACCGAAGTACTGGGGCGGGGTCTGCCTCAACGTCGGCTGCATCCCGTCCAAGGCGCTGCTGCGCAACGCCGAGCTGGTCCACATCTTCACCAAGGAGGCCAAGACCTTCGGCATCGGCGGGGAGGCGACCTTCGACTACGGGATCGCCTACGACCGCAGCCGCAAGGTGGCCGAGGGCCGCGTCGCCGGCGTGCACTTCCTGATGAAGAAGAACAAGATCACCGAGATCCACGGGTACGGCAGGTTCACCGACGACCACACCCTGTCGGTCGAGTTGAACGAGGGCGGCAGCGAGGACGTCACGTTCGACAATGCCATCATCGCGACCGGCAGCAGCACCCGGCTGGTGCCGGGCACGTCGCTCTCGGCCAACGTCGTCACCTACGAGGAACAGATCCTCTCGCGCGAGCTGCCGGAGTCGATCATCATCGCCGGCGCCGGCGCGATCGGCATGGAGTTCGGCTACGTGCTGCGCAACTACGGCGTCGACGTGACCATCGTGGAGTTCCTGCCCCGCGCGCTACCCAACGAGGACGCCGAGGTGTCCAAGGAGATCGAAAAGCAGTTCAAGAAGCTGGGCGTCAAGATCCTCACCGGGACCAAGGTCGAGTCCATCTCCGACGACGGGTCCGGGGTCACCGTGGTGGTCAGCAAGGACGGCAAGCCGGAGCAGCTCAAGGCCGCAAAGGTATTGCAGGCCATCGGTTTCGCGCCCAACGTCGAGGGCTACGGGCTGGAGACGCTCGGCGTTGCGCTCAACGAACACCGGGGTATCGGCATCAACGAGTACATGCGCACCAGCGTGCCCCACATCTACGCCGTCGGAGACGTCACCGCCTTCCTCATGCTGGCCCACGTCGCCGAGGCCATGGGGGTGGTGGCGGCCGAAACCATCGCCGGCGCAGAGACTTTGCCGCTCGGCGACTGCCGCATGCTGCCCCGCGCGACGTTCTGCCAGCCCCAGGTGGCCAGCTTCGGGCTCAGCGAGGAGCAGGCCCGCGACGCGGGGTACGACGTCCAGGTCGCCAAGTTCCCGTTCACCGCCAACGGCAAGGCCCATGGACTGGGCGACCCCAGCGGCTTCGTCAAGCTGGTCGCCGATGTCACCCACGGCGAGCTGTTGGGCGGGCACCTGATCGGCCATGACGTGTCCGAGCTGCTGCCCGAGCTGACCCTGGCGCAGAAGTGGGACCTGACTGCCAACGAGCTGGCCCGCAACGTGCACACCCACCCGACCATGTCCGAGGCGCTGCAGGAGTGCTTCCACGGCCTGACCGGCCACATGATCAACTTCTGA
- a CDS encoding 3-hydroxybutyryl-CoA dehydrogenase produces the protein MSDAGIQRVGVVGAGQMGSGIAEVSVRAGVDVTVFETTEALITAGRNRIVKSLERGVSAGKVTERERDRALGKLTFTTDLADLADRQLVIEAIVEDEAVKAEVFAELDRVVTDPDAVLASNTSSIPIMKIAAATKNPQRVLGLHFFNPVPVLPLVELVCTLVTDEGAAARTEEFAGAVLGKQVVRCSDRSGFVVNALLVPYLLSAIRMVEAGFAGVEDVDKAVVAGLSHPMGPLRLSDLVGLDTLKLIADKMFDEFKESQYAPPPLLLRMVEAGRLGKKSGRGFYAY, from the coding sequence GTGAGCGACGCAGGGATCCAGCGGGTCGGTGTTGTCGGGGCGGGGCAGATGGGATCGGGTATCGCCGAGGTCTCCGTGCGGGCCGGTGTCGACGTGACGGTGTTCGAGACCACCGAGGCCTTGATCACCGCGGGCCGCAACCGCATCGTCAAGTCGCTCGAGCGCGGCGTCAGCGCGGGCAAGGTGACCGAACGGGAGCGCGACCGCGCGCTGGGCAAGCTCACCTTCACCACCGACCTGGCGGACCTGGCCGACCGGCAGCTGGTGATCGAGGCCATCGTCGAGGACGAGGCGGTCAAGGCGGAGGTCTTCGCCGAGCTGGATCGGGTCGTCACCGACCCGGACGCGGTGCTGGCGTCCAACACCTCGAGCATTCCGATCATGAAGATCGCGGCGGCCACCAAGAACCCGCAGCGCGTGCTGGGCCTGCATTTCTTCAACCCCGTCCCGGTGCTGCCGCTGGTCGAGTTGGTGTGCACGCTGGTCACCGACGAAGGCGCCGCCGCCCGCACCGAGGAGTTCGCCGGCGCGGTGCTGGGCAAGCAGGTGGTGCGGTGCTCGGACCGTTCCGGTTTCGTCGTCAACGCGCTGTTGGTGCCGTACCTGCTGTCGGCGATCCGGATGGTGGAGGCCGGCTTTGCCGGCGTGGAGGACGTCGACAAGGCAGTCGTGGCCGGGCTGTCGCATCCGATGGGCCCGCTGCGGCTGTCCGACCTCGTCGGCCTGGACACACTCAAGCTGATCGCGGACAAGATGTTCGACGAGTTCAAGGAGTCGCAGTACGCCCCCCCGCCGCTGTTGCTGCGCATGGTGGAGGCGGGTCGGCTCGGCAAGAAATCGGGCAGGGGCTTCTACGCCTACTGA
- a CDS encoding carboxymuconolactone decarboxylase family protein yields the protein MTAPAGRGRIPSTTRLRDLGLVNWVAARVMARTVRAPEMHLFTTLGRHRRLLWFWMPYSGALLRGRLPRADAELVILRVGHVRGCEYELQHHRRMGRQAGLDAATQAAIFAWPQAADGAATLDARQVALLRATDEFLTARTLTGATWQQLACHLDQRQLIEFCLLASQYDGLAATIITLDIPLDNPRPR from the coding sequence ATGACCGCGCCGGCGGGGCGGGGCCGGATTCCCTCGACGACGAGGCTTCGCGACCTGGGGCTGGTCAACTGGGTGGCGGCGCGGGTGATGGCACGCACCGTGCGGGCGCCGGAAATGCATCTGTTCACCACACTGGGCCGGCACCGGCGGCTGTTGTGGTTCTGGATGCCCTATTCCGGCGCGCTGCTGCGGGGCCGGTTGCCGCGGGCTGACGCCGAGTTGGTGATCCTGCGGGTCGGACACGTGCGCGGGTGCGAGTACGAGTTACAGCACCATCGGCGGATGGGACGTCAGGCGGGACTGGACGCGGCCACCCAGGCGGCGATCTTCGCCTGGCCGCAGGCCGCCGACGGCGCCGCCACGCTGGACGCCCGCCAGGTCGCGCTGCTGCGCGCGACCGACGAGTTCCTCACCGCCCGCACGCTGACCGGTGCGACCTGGCAACAGCTGGCTTGTCACCTCGATCAGCGGCAGCTGATCGAATTCTGTTTGTTGGCAAGCCAGTACGACGGTCTGGCCGCGACGATCATCACGCTCGACATTCCGTTGGACAACCCGCGCCCAAGGTAG
- the pcaA gene encoding cyclopropane mycolic acid synthase PcaA: MSVQLTPHFGNVQAHYDLSDDFFRLFLDPTQTYSCAYFERDDMTLQEAQLAKIDLSLGKLALEPGMTLLDIGCGWGATMRRAIEKYDVNVVGLTLSENQAEHVQKTFDQMDTARSRRVLLEGWEKFHEPVDRIVSIGAFEHFGRQRWGHFFHMAHRVLPADGLMMLHTITRPTFKEARAKGRPLTHEVVHFTQFILAEIFPGGWLPTIPSVEEHATAAGFKVTRIQSLQLHYARTLDNWAAALEANKDEAIATQSEEVYDRYMKYLTGCAKLFRQGYTDVNQFTLEK; encoded by the coding sequence ATGTCCGTGCAGCTCACGCCGCATTTCGGCAATGTGCAAGCCCATTACGACCTGTCCGACGACTTCTTTCGGCTGTTCCTGGACCCCACCCAGACCTACAGCTGCGCCTACTTCGAACGCGACGACATGACGCTGCAGGAGGCCCAGCTCGCCAAGATCGACCTGTCGCTGGGCAAACTCGCGCTCGAGCCGGGGATGACCCTGCTCGACATCGGCTGCGGCTGGGGCGCCACCATGCGGCGGGCCATCGAGAAGTACGACGTCAACGTGGTGGGGCTGACGCTCTCGGAAAACCAGGCCGAGCACGTCCAGAAGACGTTCGACCAGATGGACACCGCCCGCTCGCGTCGTGTGCTGCTCGAAGGCTGGGAGAAGTTCCACGAACCGGTCGACCGGATCGTCTCGATCGGCGCGTTCGAGCACTTCGGCCGCCAGCGCTGGGGCCACTTCTTCCACATGGCCCACCGGGTGCTGCCGGCGGACGGCCTCATGATGTTGCACACCATCACGCGCCCCACCTTCAAGGAGGCTCGGGCGAAGGGCAGGCCGCTGACCCACGAGGTCGTTCACTTCACCCAGTTCATCCTGGCCGAGATCTTCCCGGGCGGCTGGCTGCCGACCATCCCGTCGGTCGAGGAGCACGCGACCGCGGCGGGCTTCAAGGTGACCCGTATCCAGTCGCTGCAACTGCACTACGCGAGAACCCTGGACAACTGGGCCGCCGCCCTCGAGGCGAACAAGGACGAAGCCATCGCGACCCAGTCGGAGGAGGTCTACGACCGGTACATGAAATACCTCACCGGCTGCGCCAAACTGTTCCGTCAGGGATACACCGACGTCAACCAGTTCACGCTGGAAAAGTAG
- a CDS encoding TetR/AcrR family transcriptional regulator, with the protein MAEHLPAGTVKTDGRKRRWHQHKVERRNELVDGTIDAIRRRGRFVSMDEIAAEVGVSKTVLYRYFVDKNDLTTAVMMRFAQTTLIPNMAAALSSNLDGIDLTREVIRVYVDTVASEPEPYRFVMANSSASKSKVIADSERIIARMLAVLMRRRMHEAGMDTGGVEPWAYLIVGGVQLATHSWMSDPRMTSDELIDYLTMLSWSALRGIVEVGGSLEKFRAEPHPSPIVPPPGE; encoded by the coding sequence GTGGCTGAGCACCTCCCGGCCGGGACCGTGAAGACCGACGGCCGAAAACGGCGTTGGCACCAGCACAAGGTCGAGCGTCGCAACGAGTTGGTCGACGGCACGATCGACGCGATCCGCCGCCGGGGCCGGTTCGTGAGCATGGACGAGATCGCCGCCGAGGTCGGGGTGTCCAAGACCGTGCTGTACCGCTACTTCGTCGACAAGAACGACCTGACGACGGCGGTGATGATGCGCTTCGCGCAGACCACCCTGATCCCCAACATGGCGGCCGCGCTGTCTTCGAACCTCGACGGCATCGACCTGACCCGGGAGGTCATCCGGGTGTACGTCGACACGGTGGCGTCCGAACCCGAGCCGTACCGGTTCGTCATGGCAAACAGCTCGGCCAGCAAGAGCAAGGTGATCGCCGACTCCGAACGCATCATCGCGCGCATGCTCGCCGTGCTGATGCGCCGCCGCATGCACGAGGCCGGGATGGACACCGGCGGGGTGGAACCGTGGGCCTACCTGATCGTCGGCGGGGTCCAGCTGGCCACCCACTCCTGGATGTCGGACCCGCGGATGACCAGCGACGAGCTCATCGACTACCTGACCATGCTCAGCTGGAGCGCGCTGCGCGGGATCGTCGAGGTCGGCGGGTCGCTCGAGAAGTTCCGCGCGGAGCCGCACCCCTCGCCGATCGTCCCGCCGCCCGGGGAATGA
- the ramB gene encoding acetate metabolism transcriptional regulator RamB, which translates to MSKTFVGSRVRQLRNERGFSQAALAQMLEISPSYLNQIEHDVRPLTVAVLLRITEVFGVDATFFASQDDTRLVAELREVTMDRDLDIDVDPTEVAEMVSDHPALARAVVNLHRRYRITTAQLAAATEERFFDGSGTGSITMPHEEVRDYFYQRQNYLHELDTAAEDLTIQMRLHHGDLARELNRRLTEVHGVHINRRIDLGDTVLHRYDPATKTLEISTHLSLGQQVFKMAAELAYLEFGDLIDSLVTEGKFTSDESHTLARLGLANYFAAAAVLPYRQFHDVAENFRYDVERLSSFYAVSYETIAHRLSTLQRPSMRGVPFSFIRVDRAGNMSKRQSATGFHFSSSGGTCPLWNVYETFANPGKISVQVAQMPDGRNYMWVARTVERRAARYGQPGKTFAIGLGCELRHAHRLVYSEGLDLSGEIATPIGAGCRVCERDNCPQRAFPALGRALDLDEHRSTVSPYLVKQP; encoded by the coding sequence GTGTCGAAGACATTCGTCGGCTCTCGCGTGCGCCAGCTGCGCAACGAGCGGGGGTTCTCCCAGGCCGCGCTGGCTCAGATGCTGGAGATCTCGCCGAGCTACCTAAACCAGATCGAGCACGACGTGCGTCCGCTGACGGTCGCCGTGTTGCTGCGGATCACCGAGGTGTTCGGGGTGGACGCGACCTTCTTCGCCTCGCAGGACGACACCCGGCTGGTGGCCGAGTTGCGCGAGGTGACGATGGACCGCGACCTCGACATCGACGTCGACCCCACCGAGGTCGCCGAGATGGTCAGCGATCACCCCGCCCTGGCCCGGGCGGTGGTCAACCTGCACCGGCGCTACCGGATCACCACCGCACAACTTGCCGCCGCCACCGAGGAGCGGTTCTTCGACGGCAGCGGCACCGGGTCCATCACCATGCCCCACGAAGAGGTCCGCGACTACTTCTACCAACGCCAGAATTACCTGCACGAGCTGGACACCGCCGCCGAGGACCTCACCATCCAGATGCGGCTGCACCACGGCGATCTGGCCCGCGAGTTGAACCGCCGGCTCACCGAGGTGCACGGCGTGCACATCAACCGGCGCATCGACCTCGGCGACACCGTGCTGCACCGCTACGACCCCGCGACCAAGACGCTGGAGATCAGCACCCATCTCTCGCTGGGCCAGCAGGTGTTCAAGATGGCCGCCGAACTGGCCTACCTCGAGTTCGGCGACCTGATCGACAGCCTGGTCACCGAGGGGAAGTTCACCAGCGACGAGTCGCACACCCTGGCCCGGCTGGGGCTGGCCAACTACTTCGCCGCAGCAGCGGTACTGCCGTATCGGCAGTTCCACGACGTCGCGGAGAACTTCCGCTACGACGTCGAGCGGCTGTCGTCGTTCTACGCGGTGAGCTACGAGACCATCGCCCACCGGCTCTCGACGTTGCAGCGGCCGTCGATGCGCGGCGTCCCGTTCTCCTTCATCCGCGTGGACCGCGCCGGCAACATGTCGAAGCGCCAGTCCGCTACCGGTTTTCACTTCTCCTCCAGCGGCGGCACCTGTCCGCTGTGGAACGTCTACGAGACGTTCGCCAACCCCGGCAAGATCTCGGTGCAGGTCGCCCAGATGCCCGACGGGCGCAACTACATGTGGGTGGCCCGCACCGTGGAGCGCCGCGCCGCGCGGTATGGTCAGCCCGGTAAAACCTTCGCGATCGGGCTGGGCTGCGAACTTCGCCACGCCCACCGGCTCGTGTACTCGGAAGGACTCGACTTGTCGGGTGAGATCGCCACACCGATCGGCGCGGGTTGCCGTGTCTGCGAACGCGACAACTGCCCGCAACGGGCGTTCCCGGCGCTGGGGCGCGCGCTCGACCTCGACGAGCACCGCAGCACCGTGTCCCCTTACCTGGTGAAGCAGCCATGA